In Anaerolineales bacterium, the following are encoded in one genomic region:
- a CDS encoding PHP domain-containing protein — protein sequence MLTIETHCHTHASKDSQVKPADLVAACRRRGLDRVIITDHNSISGALEAQQLDPDLVIVGEEVLTDKGELLAAYVTELVPKRTPYRQAIAQLRQQGAFISVSHPCDPRRGLWSGEELEELAELVDAFETFNARNLRPAYNQAAAQLAARHGLPGTAGSDAHTLLEVGRATMRLPHFHDGESLRRAVAQAELHGSPSGPLVRLASRWAAWFG from the coding sequence ATGCTCACCATCGAAACCCACTGTCATACGCATGCCTCGAAGGACAGCCAGGTCAAGCCCGCCGACCTGGTGGCTGCCTGCCGCCGGCGCGGCTTGGACCGCGTGATCATCACTGATCACAACAGCATCAGCGGCGCCTTGGAAGCTCAACAGCTTGACCCGGACCTGGTGATTGTCGGCGAAGAGGTGCTCACCGACAAAGGGGAACTGCTGGCCGCCTATGTCACCGAGCTGGTGCCCAAACGCACTCCCTACCGCCAAGCCATCGCCCAACTGCGCCAGCAGGGCGCTTTCATCAGCGTCTCTCACCCTTGTGACCCGCGCCGCGGCCTGTGGTCCGGCGAGGAGCTGGAGGAACTGGCCGAGCTGGTGGACGCTTTCGAGACCTTCAATGCCCGCAATTTGCGCCCGGCTTACAACCAGGCTGCCGCCCAACTGGCCGCCCGCCACGGGCTGCCCGGCACCGCCGGCTCCGATGCGCACACCCTGCTGGAAGTGGGACGCGCTACGATGCGCCTGCCGCACTTCCACGACGGCGAAAGCCTGCGCCGGGCTGTGGCGCAAGCTGAACTGCACGGCAGCCCCAGCGGCCCGCTGGTGCGCCTGGCCAGCCGCTGGGCGGCCTGGTTCGGATAG
- a CDS encoding DinB family protein, with translation MNADAFRYLYNYHFAENRKIWNYVMALSQEDFTKPVEYSIGSVRDQVVHLADVDDVWFSDLRGQDGPTEWLEPMSSADRQQIRAGWDLIEAGMRQYLETLQDDMLSDKPLSGEDADLTVWQVLLHVINHGTDHRAQLLRLLNDLGQRTGPQDLVFHIYEHPYSAD, from the coding sequence ATGAACGCAGACGCATTTCGATATTTATACAATTACCACTTCGCAGAAAACCGCAAAATATGGAATTACGTTATGGCCCTGAGCCAGGAAGACTTCACCAAACCTGTCGAGTACTCCATCGGCTCGGTGCGTGATCAGGTGGTGCACCTGGCTGATGTGGACGACGTCTGGTTCAGTGACTTGCGCGGGCAGGACGGCCCGACCGAGTGGCTGGAGCCGATGAGCTCTGCCGACCGCCAACAGATCCGCGCCGGCTGGGACCTAATAGAAGCCGGCATGCGCCAGTATCTGGAGACCCTGCAAGACGACATGCTCTCCGACAAACCGCTGTCCGGGGAAGATGCCGACCTGACGGTTTGGCAGGTGCTGCTGCATGTCATCAATCACGGCACGGACCACCGCGCCCAACTCCTGCGCTTGTTGAATGATCTGGGGCAAAGGACCGGCCCGCAAGACTTGGTATTCCATATTTACGAGCACCCTTACTCGGCAGACTGA
- a CDS encoding L,D-transpeptidase, whose amino-acid sequence MLKVSRRDFLKLGGLALSGLALTDTPLDLYKPAEAKGLVRVANINGIQIYDQPQYPRYNDQVKVVGTRKRDQLLYVYEKFQSETGPDFNPMWYRLDEGYAHTAYLQPVDTRLNEILPVENEEGELFEVTVPLTQSYRLTRTYGWEKLYRLYYGSIHWVTGVIEGPDGATWYRILDDLLKIEYCVLANHLRKIPASELTPISTRVAPEQKRVEVSIAEQRLWAYEEGAVVLDTKISTGIPTLQSTNGIPTYTPKGNFHVFSKMPVRHMGDGQMTSDIAAYELPGVPWVSYFHEWGVAFHGTWWHDNFGNDMSRGCVNMRTDEAKWLFRWLLPEASPPKMANPGHGTRIVVF is encoded by the coding sequence ATGTTGAAGGTGTCCCGCAGGGATTTTCTCAAGTTGGGCGGCTTGGCCCTGAGCGGGCTGGCGCTGACCGATACGCCGCTGGACCTTTACAAGCCGGCGGAGGCCAAGGGGCTGGTGCGGGTGGCCAACATCAACGGCATCCAGATCTACGACCAGCCGCAGTACCCGCGTTACAACGACCAGGTCAAGGTGGTGGGCACGCGCAAGCGCGACCAACTGCTGTACGTCTACGAGAAGTTTCAGTCCGAGACCGGGCCGGACTTCAACCCGATGTGGTACCGGCTAGACGAAGGCTATGCCCACACTGCGTATTTGCAGCCGGTGGACACGCGACTGAATGAAATCCTGCCCGTGGAAAATGAAGAGGGTGAGCTTTTTGAGGTCACTGTACCGCTGACCCAATCCTACCGGCTGACGCGCACCTATGGCTGGGAAAAGCTCTATCGCCTGTATTACGGCTCCATCCATTGGGTCACAGGCGTCATCGAAGGCCCAGACGGGGCCACCTGGTACCGTATTTTGGACGATCTGCTCAAGATCGAATATTGTGTGCTGGCCAACCATCTACGCAAAATTCCAGCCAGCGAACTGACGCCGATTTCGACGCGTGTGGCGCCGGAGCAGAAGCGCGTGGAAGTCAGCATCGCCGAACAGCGGCTGTGGGCTTACGAAGAAGGTGCGGTGGTGCTGGATACCAAGATCTCCACCGGCATCCCAACTCTGCAGAGCACCAACGGCATCCCCACCTATACGCCCAAAGGCAACTTCCACGTCTTCTCCAAGATGCCGGTGCGCCATATGGGCGACGGCCAGATGACCAGCGACATCGCCGCCTACGAGCTGCCCGGCGTCCCCTGGGTCTCGTACTTCCACGAATGGGGCGTGGCCTTCCACGGCACCTGGTGGCACGACAATTTTGGCAATGATATGAGCCGCGGCTGCGTAAACATGCGCACCGACGAGGCCAAGTGGTTGTTCCGCTGGCTGCTGCCGGAAGCTTCGCCGCCTAAGATGGCCAACCCGGGGCACGGCACGCGCATCGTCGTCTTCTAG
- a CDS encoding copper chaperone PCu(A)C: protein MKIPKTLIFAVLAILLTACAPATSEMHVIEPWARATPAGSTAAAYLQLHNSTGTDDALIGISSAVARAVEIHENVSMQAMQAEGSHDMGHDMSGHAAEEALGHGHEEGDVMTMRPVERIEIPNNEMATLQPGGYHIMLIDLQKDLVAGESFEMVLHFENTQDITVTVTVRE, encoded by the coding sequence ATGAAGATCCCAAAAACGCTGATTTTTGCCGTGTTGGCTATCTTGTTAACTGCCTGCGCCCCGGCAACTAGTGAAATGCATGTGATCGAGCCCTGGGCTCGGGCCACGCCAGCCGGCAGCACGGCTGCGGCATACTTACAGCTGCACAACAGCACGGGCACGGACGATGCCCTGATTGGCATAAGCAGCGCTGTAGCGCGCGCCGTGGAGATCCACGAAAACGTAAGCATGCAAGCCATGCAGGCCGAGGGCAGCCATGACATGGGCCACGACATGAGTGGCCATGCGGCCGAAGAAGCCCTGGGCCACGGTCACGAAGAGGGTGATGTGATGACCATGCGCCCCGTGGAGCGTATTGAGATCCCCAACAATGAGATGGCCACGCTGCAGCCGGGCGGCTACCACATCATGTTGATCGACCTGCAAAAGGACCTGGTGGCGGGCGAGAGCTTTGAGATGGTGCTGCACTTTGAGAATACGCAAGACATCACCGTGACGGTAACGGTTCGCGAATAG
- a CDS encoding heme o synthase → MAKAKKSTQPANQPKAMGRFRYLILTASVVTYLLIIIGGIVRVTGSGLGCPDWPTCFGSWIPPMRMDAIIEYTHRLVAAITSPLILVSFLVAWWRYRDQGLISRPLLIALVLLVVQALLGGLVVVLETPPNLVAVHLGVALVILALLITSTVAAFHLYEHGKLPERLHFRGRFSRAAIGALAGIFVVLVSGALVAMTNATYACSGWPLCNGELIPSHTLGWVHMGHRFVVALMSVHLLMLLRRAWRTQRSQRGILIAATLTVVLYFSQALVGAMKVSTQFPIPLLGLHVASAAAVWAAAVVLWALVGFAARDPQDEEREAAEPLDKRQFLQDLFSLTKPIIVALLLVTTYGGMVMGARALPSLTLTFWTLLGGALAAGGSGAINQYIDRETDQRMSRTSRRPIAAGRLTPAEGLAFGLSLLVLAFFLLANFVNLLAAVLALAGMVYYVVLYSMWLKHATVQNIVIGGGAGAIPPMVGWAAVTGSLSWTPLFLFLIIFLWTPPHFWALALIKQNDYARAGVPMLPVVRGEAETRKQIWWYTLALVALTLALTPLGLAGNLYLISAAVLGAILVWAAWQVLRGEGNKISWRMYRYSSMYLALLFLALALDALL, encoded by the coding sequence ATGGCTAAAGCAAAGAAATCCACCCAACCGGCTAACCAGCCCAAGGCAATGGGCCGTTTCCGCTATCTGATCCTGACCGCCTCCGTCGTGACCTACCTGCTCATCATTATTGGCGGCATTGTGCGGGTCACCGGCTCTGGCCTGGGCTGCCCAGACTGGCCGACTTGCTTCGGCAGCTGGATCCCGCCCATGCGCATGGATGCCATCATCGAGTACACGCACCGCCTGGTGGCCGCCATCACCAGCCCGCTGATCCTGGTTTCCTTCCTGGTGGCCTGGTGGCGCTACCGCGACCAGGGTCTGATCAGCCGGCCGCTGCTGATCGCACTGGTGCTTTTGGTGGTGCAGGCCCTGTTGGGCGGCTTGGTGGTCGTCCTCGAAACACCACCCAACCTGGTGGCGGTGCATTTGGGCGTGGCATTGGTCATCCTGGCCTTGCTGATCACTTCAACTGTGGCCGCTTTTCATCTCTATGAACATGGCAAATTGCCGGAACGTCTGCATTTCCGCGGCCGCTTCTCCCGCGCGGCCATCGGCGCCCTGGCGGGCATCTTCGTCGTGCTGGTCAGCGGCGCCTTGGTGGCCATGACCAACGCCACTTATGCCTGCTCTGGCTGGCCGCTGTGCAATGGCGAATTGATCCCCTCGCACACCTTGGGTTGGGTGCACATGGGCCACCGCTTTGTCGTGGCGCTGATGTCGGTGCACCTGCTGATGCTGCTGCGCCGCGCCTGGCGCACGCAGCGCTCCCAACGCGGCATCCTCATCGCAGCCACGCTGACCGTGGTGCTGTACTTCTCACAGGCGCTGGTCGGCGCCATGAAGGTCAGTACGCAGTTCCCCATTCCGCTGCTGGGCCTGCATGTGGCCAGCGCGGCGGCTGTGTGGGCGGCGGCGGTGGTGCTGTGGGCCTTGGTGGGCTTTGCCGCCCGGGACCCGCAAGACGAGGAGCGCGAGGCGGCTGAGCCGCTGGACAAACGCCAGTTCCTTCAAGATCTTTTTAGTCTGACCAAACCGATCATCGTGGCCCTGTTGCTGGTCACCACTTATGGTGGCATGGTGATGGGCGCCCGCGCCCTGCCTTCACTGACCCTGACCTTTTGGACGCTGCTGGGCGGCGCCCTGGCGGCCGGTGGCTCCGGGGCGATCAACCAATACATTGACCGCGAGACCGACCAGCGCATGAGCCGCACTTCCCGCCGGCCGATCGCCGCCGGGCGGCTGACCCCGGCCGAGGGCCTGGCCTTTGGCCTCTCTCTGCTGGTGTTGGCCTTCTTCCTGCTGGCCAACTTCGTCAACCTGCTGGCCGCCGTGCTGGCCCTGGCTGGCATGGTGTACTACGTGGTGCTCTATTCCATGTGGCTCAAACACGCCACTGTGCAGAACATCGTCATCGGCGGTGGGGCGGGGGCCATCCCGCCCATGGTGGGCTGGGCGGCGGTCACCGGCAGCCTGAGCTGGACGCCGCTGTTCTTGTTTCTGATCATTTTCCTGTGGACGCCACCGCACTTCTGGGCGCTGGCGCTGATCAAGCAGAACGACTACGCCCGGGCCGGCGTGCCCATGCTGCCTGTGGTGCGCGGCGAAGCTGAAACCCGCAAGCAGATCTGGTGGTACACATTGGCCCTGGTGGCGCTGACCCTGGCTCTGACGCCGTTGGGCCTGGCTGGCAATCTCTACCTGATCTCGGCCGCCGTACTGGGCGCTATCCTGGTCTGGGCTGCCTGGCAGGTGCTGCGCGGCGAGGGCAACAAGATCTCTTGGCGTATGTACCGCTATTCCAGCATGTACCTGGCGCTGCTCTTCCTGGCGCTGGCGCTGGATGCTTTACTGTAG
- a CDS encoding SURF1 family protein — protein MLKPLFTRRWLLASVLVLAGFAVLVRLGVWQLDRLEWRRALNARVMEQQAAPTLMLEAGALDLDLYSMEYRQATVRGQYLPEHEIVLRNQVWLGETGNQLGVDLYTPLLIEGTNQAILVERGWIPQEDTQQRGAYIEDGLVTVFGQLRRAETDFGLGRSLQPDPTTQPGERLEIWNNLDLPRLADQMDVELLPVYLQRIPAGQQTAPPYASVPQMDLSEGSHFGYAVQWFIFASLLLVGYPFYVRRQEAKKNESNG, from the coding sequence ATGCTGAAACCGCTGTTCACCCGGCGCTGGCTCCTGGCCAGCGTCTTGGTTTTGGCCGGGTTCGCGGTGCTGGTGCGGCTGGGCGTCTGGCAGCTGGATCGCCTGGAATGGCGCCGCGCCCTCAATGCCCGGGTCATGGAGCAGCAGGCCGCCCCGACCCTGATGCTGGAAGCCGGCGCCCTCGATTTGGATTTATACTCCATGGAGTACCGCCAGGCGACAGTGCGCGGCCAGTATTTGCCCGAACACGAAATTGTGTTGCGCAACCAGGTCTGGCTGGGTGAGACGGGCAATCAGCTGGGTGTGGATCTGTACACGCCGCTGTTGATCGAGGGCACTAACCAGGCCATTTTGGTTGAACGCGGCTGGATCCCGCAAGAGGACACCCAGCAGCGCGGCGCCTATATTGAAGATGGGCTGGTGACCGTTTTCGGGCAATTGCGCCGGGCGGAGACTGATTTTGGTTTGGGACGCTCCCTGCAGCCGGACCCGACTACCCAGCCTGGGGAACGCCTGGAGATCTGGAACAACCTGGACCTGCCGCGCCTGGCAGACCAGATGGATGTAGAGTTGCTGCCCGTCTACCTGCAGCGCATTCCAGCGGGGCAGCAAACTGCGCCGCCGTATGCTTCTGTGCCGCAGATGGACCTGAGCGAAGGTTCGCACTTTGGCTACGCGGTGCAATGGTTTATCTTTGCCAGCCTGCTGCTGGTTGGCTACCCATTTTATGTACGCAGACAGGAAGCGAAGAAGAACGAAAGCAATGGCTAA
- a CDS encoding SCO family protein, with the protein MKNTRIWLIGAGALLVATSVFFLGLQAFEAQKSFRGSAIGTPAPLAYDLNLQEADGTPYRLSQRRGQVVLIYLGYTNCPDYCPATLAKFKQIADALGEEAAGVDFIFVTVDPERDTPDVIAAYVDRFSPDFFGLTGDLPALENAWNGYGAGRFVQTVESEIGYVVSHSTRTWVIDKEGLLRITFPFEMTATDMAHDLRLLLAE; encoded by the coding sequence ATGAAGAACACCCGCATATGGTTAATTGGCGCCGGCGCATTGCTGGTGGCCACTTCTGTCTTTTTTCTTGGCTTGCAAGCCTTCGAGGCCCAAAAGAGCTTCCGCGGCTCGGCGATCGGCACACCGGCCCCGTTGGCCTATGACCTCAACCTGCAGGAAGCGGACGGCACGCCGTACCGTCTGAGCCAGCGCCGCGGCCAGGTCGTGCTGATCTACTTGGGCTACACCAACTGCCCGGACTATTGCCCGGCGACCCTGGCCAAGTTCAAGCAGATTGCCGATGCCCTGGGCGAAGAAGCCGCCGGAGTGGACTTCATCTTTGTCACCGTGGACCCGGAGCGTGACACCCCAGATGTGATCGCCGCCTATGTCGATCGCTTCAGCCCAGACTTCTTTGGGCTCACCGGGGACCTGCCTGCTTTGGAGAACGCCTGGAATGGTTATGGGGCCGGCCGCTTTGTCCAGACGGTGGAAAGCGAGATTGGCTATGTGGTGTCGCATTCCACGCGTACTTGGGTAATCGATAAAGAAGGTCTGCTGCGGATCACTTTTCCGTTCGAGATGACCGCCACCGATATGGCTCACGATCTGAGACTGCTGCTGGCTGAGTAA
- a CDS encoding heme-copper oxidase subunit III — protein sequence MSAIAESYAVKLGRNRLGLWLFLFSDLFVFVGLFVARVVLLGGQRPDLDQNLGIIVTVMLLFSSFFMNRAEIEMAHGNRPAFLRNIFITMVLGLIFLVGVVGVEWQVAHFGPSDGAQGAVFYAMTGFHAFHVLTGVIFLFIVWNNGRNGHYSAEKHWGVEACAIYWHFVDVVWMFFYVGLYLMGNPI from the coding sequence ATGTCTGCTATCGCTGAAAGTTACGCTGTCAAACTGGGCCGCAACCGGCTGGGTTTGTGGCTCTTCCTGTTCTCGGACCTGTTCGTGTTCGTGGGCCTCTTTGTGGCCCGCGTGGTTCTGCTGGGCGGCCAGCGCCCCGACTTGGACCAAAACCTGGGCATCATTGTGACTGTGATGCTCTTGTTCAGCTCGTTCTTCATGAACCGGGCCGAGATTGAAATGGCGCACGGCAACCGCCCGGCTTTCCTGCGCAACATCTTCATCACTATGGTGCTGGGTCTGATCTTCCTGGTCGGTGTGGTGGGTGTGGAGTGGCAAGTAGCTCACTTTGGCCCGAGCGACGGCGCGCAAGGCGCGGTCTTCTACGCCATGACCGGTTTCCATGCGTTCCATGTGCTGACCGGTGTGATCTTCCTCTTCATCGTCTGGAACAATGGCCGCAACGGGCACTACAGCGCGGAAAAACACTGGGGCGTGGAAGCCTGCGCCATCTACTGGCACTTTGTAGACGTGGTCTGGATGTTCTTCTACGTCGGCTTGTATCTAATGGGCAATCCAATTTAA
- a CDS encoding cbb3-type cytochrome c oxidase subunit I, protein MRFLSTGLVRGLIAQIIGTVVGMALTMAIRVLVGLPVSSTDAALQQHITEVHVVGGVIIGAIAFMVGVGVLDEWLGWARGKPINENIDPDPSKPNWMRYFGVDFDHKVIGVQYGVTSILLLGIGGLMAVLFRTELAQSGITFLNSDIFEIMLGYNSEHLFNTLMSLHGMVMIAGNLLGIGALMNYLVPMMIGANDMAFPRLNSFAFWINVPGALILVSSMFFGGFDTGWVGYPPLSVRAPLGMEMFLIGVYLVGLSSIAGAINVIVTVFTMRAKGMTMFRMPIFVWAALATSIIQFTATQMIGLSFQLVMLERLFGMGFFDATAGGDPILYQHLFWFYSHPAVYVFILPGLGIISELLPVFSRKPLFGYKAVAMSSLGIALIGFFVWAHHMFASGMSPFLRVPFMYATLLVAVPTGVKFFSWVATLWEGKLEFPTPMLFALGSVIIFLLGGVTGPPLGTIATDLHLHDTYFVVGHFHDTMFGGFVFPFFAALYYWFPKLTGRMYSEKLGKWHFWLMWGSFMVLSNGMLLVGLLGMRRRIVDYDPALGFDFTHLLITIAAFAIFLSVVLALYNFIRSARKGPEAKGNVWNSRSPEWHIPSPAPLHNFPEPFEVVGEPYDYGKIDSPYVIMPAASATGHAHAAATGKE, encoded by the coding sequence ATGCGTTTTCTTTCCACAGGCCTGGTACGTGGTCTGATCGCCCAGATCATCGGCACCGTGGTGGGCATGGCGCTGACCATGGCCATTCGGGTGCTGGTGGGCTTGCCCGTCTCCAGCACGGACGCCGCCCTGCAGCAGCACATTACTGAGGTGCATGTTGTCGGCGGCGTGATCATTGGCGCCATCGCCTTTATGGTGGGCGTTGGCGTTTTGGACGAGTGGCTGGGCTGGGCGCGGGGCAAACCGATCAATGAGAATATTGACCCGGACCCCTCCAAACCGAACTGGATGCGCTACTTCGGCGTGGACTTTGACCATAAGGTGATTGGCGTGCAGTATGGTGTAACCTCCATCCTGCTGCTGGGCATCGGCGGCCTGATGGCGGTGCTCTTCCGCACCGAACTGGCGCAGTCCGGCATCACCTTCCTGAACAGCGATATCTTCGAGATCATGCTGGGCTACAACAGCGAGCATCTCTTCAATACGCTGATGAGCCTGCACGGCATGGTGATGATCGCCGGCAACTTGCTGGGCATTGGCGCCCTGATGAACTACCTGGTGCCGATGATGATCGGCGCCAATGACATGGCTTTCCCGCGCCTGAACTCATTTGCCTTCTGGATCAACGTGCCCGGCGCCCTGATCCTGGTCAGCAGCATGTTCTTCGGCGGTTTCGACACTGGCTGGGTGGGGTACCCGCCGCTGAGCGTACGTGCGCCTTTGGGCATGGAAATGTTCCTGATCGGTGTCTATCTGGTCGGCCTTTCCTCCATCGCCGGCGCCATCAACGTGATCGTCACCGTCTTCACCATGCGCGCCAAGGGCATGACCATGTTCCGTATGCCCATCTTCGTTTGGGCCGCCCTGGCTACCTCCATCATCCAGTTCACCGCTACGCAGATGATCGGTTTGTCCTTCCAGCTGGTCATGTTGGAGCGCTTGTTCGGCATGGGTTTCTTCGACGCCACGGCCGGCGGTGACCCGATCTTGTATCAGCACTTGTTTTGGTTCTATTCCCATCCGGCGGTGTACGTGTTCATCCTGCCCGGCCTGGGCATCATCAGCGAATTGCTGCCGGTCTTCTCGCGCAAGCCGCTCTTTGGCTACAAAGCGGTGGCCATGTCCTCACTGGGCATCGCCCTGATCGGCTTCTTCGTGTGGGCCCACCACATGTTCGCCTCCGGCATGAGCCCCTTCCTGCGCGTGCCCTTCATGTATGCCACCTTGCTGGTGGCCGTGCCTACCGGCGTGAAGTTCTTCAGCTGGGTGGCCACTTTGTGGGAAGGCAAGTTGGAATTCCCCACGCCGATGCTCTTCGCTCTCGGTTCAGTGATCATCTTCCTGCTGGGCGGCGTCACTGGCCCTCCGCTGGGCACCATCGCTACCGACCTGCACCTGCACGACACCTACTTCGTGGTCGGTCACTTCCATGACACCATGTTCGGCGGCTTTGTCTTCCCGTTCTTCGCCGCCTTGTATTACTGGTTCCCCAAGCTGACCGGGCGCATGTACAGCGAGAAGTTGGGCAAGTGGCACTTCTGGTTGATGTGGGGCAGCTTCATGGTTCTGAGCAACGGCATGCTATTGGTGGGCTTGCTGGGCATGCGCCGCCGCATCGTGGACTACGATCCGGCGCTGGGCTTTGACTTTACCCATCTGCTGATCACCATTGCGGCTTTCGCCATCTTCCTCTCGGTGGTCCTGGCGCTGTACAACTTCATCCGCAGCGCCCGCAAGGGCCCGGAGGCCAAGGGCAATGTCTGGAATTCCCGTTCACCGGAATGGCACATCCCATCCCCGGCCCCGCTGCACAACTTCCCCGAACCGTTCGAAGTGGTCGGCGAGCCGTATGACTATGGCAAGATCGATTCTCCGTATGTGATCATGCCGGCGGCCTCCGCCACCGGCCATGCCCACGCGGCTGCCACAGGCAAGGAGTAA
- the coxB gene encoding cytochrome c oxidase subunit II produces the protein MVHFVIVGLLVVASTLGLGLFLTNAPILPLQASEQAITVDWLFNIHWWLIAFFFSLITVFVLYSVFVFRRKRGERGDGKYVSHNDRLEIIWTAIPIGIVLILAVIGASTLADVERRDANALTVDVYASQWVWRFEYTAEVLTEAGETILTAVSTDTLVLPKDRQVVLRMRSADVIHSFWVPEFRVKQDVLPGGDEFVRELRITPNMEGLYKVRCAELCGQLHYAMLADVQVVTPAEFDAWLAENAGDCNLGDEQCGQRWATTYGCTACHSLTGESGVGPTWLGLFGHDVTLSDGSVVTADLEYLHTSIVDPNAQIVQGFQPGIMPQDFAVRLTEEQIQQIIAFIVSLQ, from the coding sequence ATGGTTCATTTTGTTATCGTCGGCCTGCTTGTGGTTGCCTCTACGCTGGGCTTGGGCTTGTTCCTAACCAACGCGCCCATCCTTCCGCTGCAGGCCAGCGAGCAAGCCATCACCGTGGACTGGTTGTTTAATATCCACTGGTGGCTGATTGCTTTTTTCTTTTCCCTCATTACGGTCTTTGTACTCTACAGCGTTTTCGTCTTCCGGCGGAAACGCGGCGAGCGCGGCGACGGAAAATACGTCTCGCACAATGACCGGCTGGAGATCATCTGGACCGCCATTCCGATCGGGATCGTGCTGATTCTGGCCGTGATCGGCGCCAGCACCCTGGCAGATGTGGAGCGCCGTGACGCCAACGCACTCACCGTGGATGTGTACGCTTCCCAATGGGTGTGGCGCTTCGAATACACTGCGGAAGTGCTGACCGAAGCGGGCGAAACTATTTTGACGGCGGTTTCCACAGATACCCTGGTGCTGCCCAAAGACCGCCAGGTGGTGCTGCGCATGCGCTCGGCTGACGTGATCCATTCCTTCTGGGTGCCGGAATTCCGCGTCAAGCAGGATGTCTTGCCCGGCGGTGATGAATTTGTGCGCGAACTGCGCATTACTCCGAATATGGAAGGCCTCTACAAGGTACGCTGCGCCGAGCTTTGCGGCCAGCTGCATTACGCTATGCTGGCCGATGTACAAGTGGTGACCCCCGCCGAATTTGACGCCTGGCTGGCCGAAAATGCGGGCGACTGCAACCTGGGCGATGAGCAATGCGGCCAGCGCTGGGCCACCACCTACGGCTGCACCGCCTGCCACTCCCTGACCGGGGAAAGCGGCGTGGGTCCCACCTGGCTGGGGCTGTTTGGCCACGACGTCACGTTGTCGGATGGCAGCGTGGTGACCGCCGACCTGGAGTATTTGCACACGTCTATCGTGGACCCCAATGCCCAGATCGTGCAGGGCTTTCAGCCAGGCATCATGCCGCAAGATTTTGCTGTCCGCCTGACCGAAGAGCAGATCCAGCAAATCATTGCCTTCATCGTAAGTTTGCAATAG
- the bcp gene encoding thioredoxin-dependent thiol peroxidase — MAIKEGQPAPDFSLNDETGKTHKLSDYRGQTVVLYFYPKDDTPGCTQQACDFRDSYQRYQSQGAVVLGVSPDSEASHQKFKTKHDLPFPLLADPQHAVCELYGVWQEKSMYGRKYWGVVRSTFVIDAEGKIAKIFEKVSVPKHSSKVLDVLEGLGAA, encoded by the coding sequence ATGGCAATCAAAGAAGGTCAACCGGCCCCAGACTTTAGCCTGAACGACGAAACCGGCAAAACCCACAAACTTTCAGACTATCGCGGCCAGACTGTCGTGCTCTACTTCTATCCCAAGGATGACACCCCCGGCTGCACCCAACAGGCCTGCGATTTCCGTGACAGTTACCAGCGCTACCAGAGCCAGGGCGCCGTCGTCCTCGGCGTCAGCCCGGACAGCGAAGCCTCTCACCAGAAGTTCAAGACCAAGCACGACCTGCCCTTCCCGCTGCTGGCCGACCCGCAGCATGCGGTCTGCGAGCTGTACGGTGTTTGGCAGGAAAAGTCCATGTATGGGCGCAAATATTGGGGCGTCGTGCGCAGCACCTTCGTGATCGACGCTGAGGGCAAGATCGCCAAAATCTTCGAAAAAGTAAGCGTACCTAAGCATAGTTCCAAGGTCTTGGACGTGCTGGAGGGCTTGGGCGCGGCTTAA